The Paraburkholderia acidisoli genome contains a region encoding:
- the lpxD gene encoding UDP-3-O-(3-hydroxymyristoyl)glucosamine N-acyltransferase: protein MAFTLEELVGQFGGEVVGDATQRVGSLAPLDQAGPQQLAFLANPKYLAQVESTRAGAVLISPADLDKLASREGRNFIVTPNPYAYFARVAQAFIDLATPKAKPGVHASAHVDAGAKVAASAVIGPNVTVEAGAVIGENVRLDANVFIGRGTQVGEGSHLYPGVSVYHGCKLGARNIVHSGAVIGSDGFGFAPDFTGEGDARTGSWVKIPQVGGVNTGPDVEIGANTTIDRGAMADTIIEECVKIDNLVQIGHNCKIGAYTVIAGCAGIAGSTTIGRHCMIGGAVGIAGHVTLGDYVIVTAKSGVSKSLPKAGIYTSAFPAVDHASWNKSAALLRNIDKLRERIKALEAAAAQPSQDGEDA from the coding sequence TGGCATTCACGCTTGAGGAACTCGTCGGGCAGTTCGGCGGCGAAGTCGTAGGCGACGCGACGCAACGCGTCGGTTCGCTCGCGCCGCTCGATCAGGCCGGTCCGCAACAACTCGCGTTCCTCGCCAATCCGAAGTATCTCGCGCAGGTCGAGTCGACCCGCGCGGGCGCCGTGCTCATCAGTCCGGCCGACCTCGACAAGCTGGCTTCGCGCGAAGGTCGCAACTTCATCGTCACACCGAACCCGTATGCTTACTTCGCGCGCGTCGCGCAGGCGTTCATCGACCTCGCCACGCCGAAGGCCAAGCCGGGCGTGCATGCGAGCGCGCATGTCGACGCGGGCGCGAAGGTCGCCGCGAGCGCGGTGATCGGCCCGAACGTCACGGTGGAAGCGGGCGCGGTGATCGGCGAGAACGTGCGTCTCGACGCCAACGTCTTCATCGGCCGCGGCACTCAGGTGGGCGAAGGCTCGCACCTGTACCCCGGCGTGAGCGTCTACCACGGCTGCAAGCTCGGCGCGCGCAACATCGTGCATTCGGGCGCCGTGATCGGCTCGGACGGTTTCGGCTTCGCGCCCGATTTCACGGGCGAAGGCGATGCGCGCACGGGTAGCTGGGTCAAGATTCCGCAGGTGGGCGGCGTGAACACGGGCCCCGACGTCGAGATCGGTGCGAACACCACGATCGACCGCGGCGCCATGGCCGACACGATCATCGAGGAGTGCGTCAAGATCGACAACCTCGTGCAGATCGGCCACAACTGCAAGATCGGCGCGTACACGGTCATCGCGGGTTGCGCGGGTATCGCGGGCAGCACGACCATCGGCCGGCATTGCATGATCGGCGGCGCCGTGGGGATTGCCGGGCACGTCACGCTCGGCGACTACGTGATCGTCACGGCCAAGTCGGGCGTGTCGAAGTCGCTGCCGAAGGCGGGCATCTACACGAGCGCTTTCCCGGCCGTCGATCACGCCTCGTGGAACAAGAGCGCCGCGCTCCTGCGCAACATCGACAAGCTGCGCGAACGCATCAAGGCGCTCGAGGCGGCCGCCGCGCAGCCGTCGCAGGACGGCGAAGACGCCTGA